The Erwinia sorbitola nucleotide sequence CTGCATAGCGACGAGTCATCAGCCTGGCTGTGCGCTGTGACGCCGACAGTGTGTTGATGCGAGGGTGTGGCTCTCCGGCTTTCAGCGCCATCCATGCTCTCCCTGCGTCCCACGCTATGCTTTCAATCTGACGCTCCCTGTCAGTCATTCGTGAAGCTTTGTAGCGGTACGATGCCCGCCGATATTCCGGCAGGCGGGCGCAATGCTCCTGTTGTTCAGGTGTGAGTTCTCTCATTTGAATTCCTGCCGGGGAGGGATTAAGCGGCTTGCTCTAATTCAGCCTTACGGATGTCGTAAACATCTTTGGCCTGCGCCTGTTGCTCTGTGCCGCGCAGTGTTCGCCACGCCTCCTCAAACGCAGGCTTTAGCTCTTCTATTGAATGGGCTGATGTTGCCAGATCTGTGAAGTGCTTCAGTGCTTCCTCATGCGGGTTTACACCCGAATCAAGCCAGCTAAGTAGCTTCTTGCCGGTTTCCTCTGACAGAATTACTGGATCAGCATTGGAGAACAGCTTTGTACGATCCTTCGTCGCGCTTGCGTGATGCGACTCATGCACCAAGTCGAGAACGGTAGTGAACTCATATTCGACCCCATCGCGCTGCTCTGACTTCATGCCGAGTTTCGCTACCTTCTTTCGTCCGTTCTCTTCCACCTGGGCTGTTTCCGTTTTGCTTCGCATGGTGGCGATTACATGCATATTTGTGCGCAGGATGGCATCAAGGAACGCGCGATGGCGTGGGTTAATATCACTCCACGCTGACCAAGAGTTACCGCGATACTTTGCTTTTGCGATGGTGTCAACAAGCTCCAGACACCCACCAATCCCGGCCCATTCATGCGTGATACTGTCTATAACGATGCAGTCGTATCCAGCTTTTTCAGCTGCATTAATGGCCTCAATAAAGCGCTCAGGGCTAAATGGTGGCTCCAGTTCCAGTACGTCGAAATCAGCAATATCAGAGTAAAGTGATGCGCTTCCTTTCTCGGTATCAACTACTGCAATCTTTCCGCCAATTCCTTTGGCAATGAGTAGGGCGCTGTATGTTTTCCCTGACCCGCTCGGCCCGGTAAGAGCCAGCCGTAGCTTGGCTTTCTTTCTCATGGCTTTTTCAAATTTCATTTTATTTCCTCAGAAGGGCGGATTGCCCAAAAAGAACATTTGGTTGAGTTTTTCGCATCTTGCACAGTTCAATGCAGCTTTTTGCTGCTTGCTCCATCCTTTGCGCCGGTAATAGAGTGCGTCAGTGATGAAGCCACGCCGCCTACTGATGCTTTCCTGAGTGGTTCTTGCAAGTTGGCTCATGGCCGACCCTCCGCTTTGAGGAATTCCACCAACTTATCCAGCCAGCTCTTGCGCGGTGGCGGGGTGAAACTGGCGCTGTTTAAGATGTTGGACGAGTGAAACTGGATAGATTTGAATGCGTCAAAATCGGAGCCACCCACACGGGTAGCCCCAGCAAATGAAAGTTGCATGGGTGGTTCCTTTGAATTGAATTGATTAGTAGGTGATGCTGGTATGCGGGATTGAGTTGTTCATAAGGGCTTTTAGTGTGGCGATAGCCTGTTCACGATTTAGCCCTGCGTGTTCCATGAGGCCTTTTACAACATCTGTTCCGACTGCTTTCCGATGCGCTTCGTTGGCTGCACGTTTCGCGGCTTCATCGGCGACTCGCTTCTCTTCAGCCAACCGTGCTGCTTCTTTTTGTTCGGTTTCACGCTTAATTCGGTCAGCTTCTTCCTGGGCTTTTCGCTGCGCTAATTCGATGGCCTGCTGCTTTTCCCTTTC carries:
- a CDS encoding ATP-binding protein; this encodes MKFEKAMRKKAKLRLALTGPSGSGKTYSALLIAKGIGGKIAVVDTEKGSASLYSDIADFDVLELEPPFSPERFIEAINAAEKAGYDCIVIDSITHEWAGIGGCLELVDTIAKAKYRGNSWSAWSDINPRHRAFLDAILRTNMHVIATMRSKTETAQVEENGRKKVAKLGMKSEQRDGVEYEFTTVLDLVHESHHASATKDRTKLFSNADPVILSEETGKKLLSWLDSGVNPHEEALKHFTDLATSAHSIEELKPAFEEAWRTLRGTEQQAQAKDVYDIRKAELEQAA